The Neodiprion fabricii isolate iyNeoFabr1 chromosome 4, iyNeoFabr1.1, whole genome shotgun sequence genome window below encodes:
- the LOC124179811 gene encoding protein Fer3, translating into MSYPDSLWEINGNQPPVITPEMPQYPGTDLGSYPVWESTMLYPPPPPQHPHINEHSLYRQPCALLHQSRYTPNGRSPNLPSSTTKKPRRRVATVSQRRAANIRERRRMFNLNEAFDKLRRKVPTFAYEKRLSRIETLRLAITYIAFMGELLGLDSNSPKQDYIPREYYLPN; encoded by the exons ATGAGCTATCCCGATTCTTTGTGGGAAATTAACGGGAATCAACCACca GTTATTACACCTGAAATGCCTCAGTACCCGGGAACCGATTTGGGAAGCTACCCTGTCTGGGAAAGCACGATGCTTTATCCGCCGCCGCCTCCGCAACACCCTCACATAAATGAGCACAGTCTCTACAGGCAGCCATGTGCCCTACTTCACCAGAG CCGATACACTCCAAACGGCCGCTCCCCAAATCTTCCATCCTCAACGACGAAGAAGCCGCGGCGCAGAGTGGCGACGGTTTCTCAGAGAAGGGCTGCGAACATCCGCGAAAGGCGTAGAATGTTTAATTTGAACGAGGCATTCGACAAGCTGCGGAGGAAG GTGCCAACATTCGCCTACGAAAAACGACTGTCCAGAATTGAAACGCTGAGATTGGCGATAACTTACATCGCCTTCATGGGCGAGCTGCTCGGGCTAGATTCGAACAGTCCGAAACAAGATTACATCCCGAGGGAATATTACCTTCCGAATTGA
- the LOC124179810 gene encoding protein ERGIC-53 has product MDGYAIDSKRWLRKSRSYFFKHHVFYDGAAECSSAGKWHFKMKMAPEVRWPAIVVCIIAIGLSAVLAQNPHKKFEYKYSFKPPYLAQKDGSVPFWEYGGNAIASAENVRIAPSLRSQKGAIWTKQPTNFDWWEVNIVFRVTGRGRIGADGLAFWYTTSKGSYDGTVFGSSDQWNGLGIFFDSFDNDNKHNNPYIMAVLNDGTKQFDHANDGTTQLLAGCLRDFRNKPFPTRAKIEYYQNTLTVLFHNGMTNNDQDFEMCLRAENVQLPKNGYFGVSAATGGLADDHDVLHFLTTSLHTTSQTVSDGGRKISTEEEIKLGQEYQDYQKKLEQQKEDYRRQHPDEQPAKEEFDEWFETDNQRELRQIFSGQSQMFDALRELNRKLDEVVGRQERTLSLIAQVQVGGVQGAAGGQPGQPIQLIDTIRRPEVDAVLNNQNAILNTAREIKSFVGEVHSKADTILNNQARGPTAQVQPIGYDYQALISEMKDGLNRVKRDIEHANVKLDAGNKDCRTGNCLTTSMFLVFLAVQMVILLGYNIYRDSKEAQAKKFY; this is encoded by the exons ATGGATGGTTACGCGATTGACTCTAAGAGATGGCTGCGCAAGAGCAgatcttatttttttaagcACCATGTTTTCTACGACGGTGCTGCAGAGTGCAGTTCGGCTGGCAAGTGgcatttcaaaatgaaaatggcgCCGGAGGTGAGGTGGCCCGCGATTGTTGTCTGCATCATTGCAATCGGACTATCAGCTGTTCTCGCTCAGAATCCACACAAGAAATTCGAGTACAAGTACTCGTTCAAGCCTCCTTATCTCGCCCAAAAGGACGGGAGCGTGCCTTTCTGGGAATACGGCGGAA ATGCGATCGCGAGTGCCGAAAACGTCAGAATTGCTCCGTCCTTACGGAGCCAAAAAG GAGCCATATGGACAAAACAGCCGACAAACTTCGACTGGTGGGAAGTTAACATTGTCTTCCGCGTCACTGGCCGTGGGAGAATTGGTGCAGATGGTTTAGCATTTTGGTACACGACGTCCAAAGGCTCTTACGACGGGACAGTTTTTGGTAGTTCGGATCAGTGGAATGGACTCGGAATATTCTTCGATTCCTTCGACAATGATAATAAGCATAACAACCCTTACATCATGGCTGTTCTCAATGATGGAACGAAACAATTCGATCATGCAAA CGATGGAACAACTCAGCTTTTGGCTGGTTGTCTGCGGGATTTTCGTAACAAACCGTTTCCAACCCGAGCGAAAATTGAGTACTACCAGAACACATTAACG GTGCTCTTCCACAATGGAATGACAAACAATGATCAAGATTTCGAGATGTGTCTGCGTGCGGAGAATGTGCAACTACCGAAAAATGGTTACTTTGGAGTATCTGCAGCCACTG GTGGGCTGGCCGACGATCACGACGTCTTGCACTTCTTGACCACATCTCTACATACTACAAGCCAAACGGTGAGCGACGGTGGGCGCAAAATATCGACTGAAGAGGAGATCAAGCTTGGCCAGGAGTATCAGGACTATCAGAAAAAACTAGAACAGCAAAAAGAAGACTATCGTAG ACAACACCCCGACGAACAGCCTGCGAAGGAAGAGTTCGATGAATGGTTCGAAACTGATAATCAGCGAGAGCTGCGTCAAATATTTTCCGGACAGAGCCAGATGTTCGACGCGCTGAGAGAACTAAACAGAAAACTAGACGAAGTAGTCGGCAGGCAAGAACGAACCCTTAGCCTGATAGCACAAGTCCAAGTGGGCG GCGTCCAAGGTGCTGCCGGCGGGCAACCTGGTCAACCGATTCAATTAATCGACACTATAAGACGGCCCGAAGTCGACGCAGTGCTAAACAATCAGAACGCCATCCTTAACACAGCCAGAGAGATAAAATCTTTCGTCGGCGAAGTTCATTCCAAAGCTGACACTATCTTGAACAATCAAGCTCGCGGTCCTACGGCTCAG GTTCAGCCAATCGGCTACGATTACCAGGCGCTTATATCCGAAATGAAAGACGGATTGAACAGGGTCAAAAGAGACATAGAACACGCTAATGTTAAGTTGGATGCCGGTAATAAGGATTGTCGAACAGGAAATTGTCTCACCACTTCCATGTTCTTGGTCTTCCTCGCGGTACAGATGGTCATTTTATTAGGATACAATATATACAG GGACAGTAAAGAAGCACAAGCAAAGAAGTTTTATTAA
- the LOC124180915 gene encoding biogenesis of lysosome-related organelles complex 1 subunit 6-like: MMTDIGEQAAVEVQPKIEQCESPNGIRVDFTQATVNLAQGLLEVYRPPLEQVKKELIELTNKQETLIGHMHGENAKLCQVQENLDINEMFTTIKIYQAKLANIKKDMTSVHERTNKLKKRATRFQQIKEKEVLLKEQREQEISREHELIGKSSGS; this comes from the exons ATGATGACCGACATAGGCGAACAGGCTGCCGTCGAAGTGCAGCCGAAGATCGAGCAATGCGAGAG TCCTAATGGAATTCGCGTTGATTTTACCCAAGCGACTGTGAATCTGGCACAAGGACTGCTCGAGGTGTATCGACCACCGCTGGAGCAAGTCAAGAAGGAATTGATTGAATTGAC TAATAAGCAAGAGACCCTCATCGGTCACATGCATGGAGAGAATGCAAAGTTGTGCCAGGTACAGGAGAACTTGGATATAAATGAAATG TTTACGACGATCAAAATATATCAGGCAAAACTGgcaaatattaaaaaagaCATGACCTCTGTCCATGAACGTACAAATAAGCTAAAG AAACGAGCGACACGTTTTCAACAAATTAAGGAAAAGGAGGTGCTGCTCAAGGAACAGCGAGAACAAGAGATTAGTAGGGAGCACGAACTAATAGGGAAATCATCAGGGTCATAA
- the LOC124180912 gene encoding Krueppel homolog 2, with translation MADTASNGSGDRTATPEKGWENLKQHVIDNKISVGLWATRVLTILFTVGYIIPIFGNPYNAYYKILMCNAATSALRLHQRLPRVQFSREFWTLLVLEDSCHNLFYSLIFLYVAPASLVIAPVLLFAILHSASYSLTLLDCLGQNSWWGARLLISLVEFQSRNILRLCAICEALLLPYTILLILNGRAGLLTPFIYYQFLALRLSSRRNPFTRNLFREISNSLSVISNKPGTPAILKRAITFVIGLIQNMSRVP, from the exons ATGGCTGATACCGCGAGCAATGGATCAGGCGACAGGACTGCAACGCCAGAAAAAGGATGGGAGAATTTAAAACAGCACGTTATCGATAACAAAATATCGGTCGGACTATGGGCAACAAGAGTATTGACTATACTTTTCACAGTGGGCTacattattccaatttttgg AAATCCTTACAACGCTTACTACAAAATCTTGATGTGCAACGCAGCGACCAGTGCTCTTAGACTTCATCAAAGACTTCCACGAGTACAATTCAGCAGAGAATTCTGGACACTTTTGGTCCTGGAGGATTCATGCCACAATTTATTCTACTCGTTAATATTCCTGTACGTCGCTCCAGCTTCAC TCGTCATTGCTCCTGTTTTGCTCTTCGCTATCCTGCATTCGGCTAGTTATTCTCTCACTTTGCTGGAC TGTCTAGGACAAAATAGTTGGTGGGGAGCGCGGTTACTGATCTCCCTAGTGGAATTCCAATCTAGGAACATACTCAGACTGTGTGCAATCTGTGAAGCCCTCCTGCTACCGTACACGATATTACTGATCCTCAA TGGACGAGCCGGATTACTGACGCCCTTCATCTACTATCAATTTCTGGCCTTGCGTTTGTCTTCAAGACGCAATCCGTTCACTCGCAATCTATTCCGTGAGATTAGTAATTCTCTGTCGGTCATTTCAAACAAGCCTGGTACACCAGCTATATTGAAACGAGCGATCACATTTGTTATAGGGCTAATACAAAACATGTCTCGCGTTCCCTAA
- the LOC124180911 gene encoding dehydrogenase/reductase SDR family member on chromosome X-like isoform X2, protein MPYFKPKKSLSHITTEILYEFKYNALGMKALVADFLESKRNRLDLPKKAGKVAIVTGGSRGIGVAVVKMLLQCDMEVIIACRTPAAADRVVRSLRESGVTGGSTKVYQLDNNSLESVRRFAESVKVEYRKIDVLVNNAGVMFTPYSETKEGFEQQWGVNYLSHFLLTSLLLPLLKAAGSQNESARIVNVSSCAHLVGTINFDDINFKKSFITSAAYAQSKLAQVMFTRSIQDLLVKERICVEAYSVHPGIVNTDLFNNTALKKHAQWIINLFFKNPTQGATPIVYAAVSNEIAGKGGMYISNCGESPVNDKVENPEIRQRLFNLSLEQTGLQSFI, encoded by the exons ATGC CTTATTTCAAACCGAAGAAAAGCCTGTCTCACATCACCACTGAGATACTATACGAATTCAAGTACAACGCGCTTGGGATGAAGGCCCTTGTGGCAGATTTTCTTGAGTCCAAACGCAACAGACTCG ACCTACCCAAAAAGGCGGGAAAAGTTGCTATCGTTACAGGTGGATCTCGAGGAATTGGTGTTGCAGTTGTTAAAATGCTGCTCCAGTGTGACATGGAAGTAATAATTG CGTGCAGAACGCCTGCAGCTGCCGACAGAGTTGTGAGATCACTAAGAGAATCAGGGGTGACCGGAGGATCGACAAAAGTGTATCAATTGGATAACAACAGCCTTGAATCTGTGAGGAGATTTGCCGAATCCGTTAAGGTGGAGTACCGAAAAATTGACGTTCTCGTGAACAATG cTGGCGTCATGTTTACTCCTTATTCTGAAACTAAGGAAGGTTTCGAACAGCAATGGGGCGTTAATTACCTCTCTCATTTTTTGTTGACGTCGCTGCTTCTGCCGTTGCTAAAAGCTGCTGGATCGCAGAACGAGTCGGCTAGAATCGTTAACGTCTCTTCATGCGCTCATCTCGTTGGCACAATAAATTTTGACGATATTAATTTCAA AAAATCTTTTATCACGTCAGCTGCGTACGCTCAGAGCAAATTGGCTCAAGTAATGTTCACGAGATCCATCCAAGACCTGCTGGTCAAGGAGCGTATTTGCGTTGAAGCTTACTCTGTTCATCCTGGAATAGTGAATACGGATCTCTTTAATAATACAGCGCTGAAAAAGCATGCCCAATGGATAATCAACTTGTTCTTTAAG AATCCGACACAAGGGGCTACTCCAATTGTTTATGCTGCTGTGAGTAATGAGATCGCAGGAAAAGGTGGAATGTACATCAGTAACTGTGGCGAAAGTCCAGTTAATGACAAAGTTGAGAATCCAGAGATTCGTCAACGACTGTTCAATTTGTCACTTGAACAAACTGGATTACAAAGTTTTATCTAA
- the LOC124180911 gene encoding dehydrogenase/reductase SDR family member on chromosome X-like isoform X1 — protein sequence MKTAAVSQPSKGPNMFLLFGSIFIFAAGVAAYFKPKKSLSHITTEILYEFKYNALGMKALVADFLESKRNRLDLPKKAGKVAIVTGGSRGIGVAVVKMLLQCDMEVIIACRTPAAADRVVRSLRESGVTGGSTKVYQLDNNSLESVRRFAESVKVEYRKIDVLVNNAGVMFTPYSETKEGFEQQWGVNYLSHFLLTSLLLPLLKAAGSQNESARIVNVSSCAHLVGTINFDDINFKKSFITSAAYAQSKLAQVMFTRSIQDLLVKERICVEAYSVHPGIVNTDLFNNTALKKHAQWIINLFFKNPTQGATPIVYAAVSNEIAGKGGMYISNCGESPVNDKVENPEIRQRLFNLSLEQTGLQSFI from the exons ATGAAAACAGCTGCGGTATCGCAGCCGAGTAAAGGCCCAAACATGTTTCTCTTATtcggttcaatttttatcttcgcCGCCGGTGTTGCAGCTTATTTCAAACCGAAGAAAAGCCTGTCTCACATCACCACTGAGATACTATACGAATTCAAGTACAACGCGCTTGGGATGAAGGCCCTTGTGGCAGATTTTCTTGAGTCCAAACGCAACAGACTCG ACCTACCCAAAAAGGCGGGAAAAGTTGCTATCGTTACAGGTGGATCTCGAGGAATTGGTGTTGCAGTTGTTAAAATGCTGCTCCAGTGTGACATGGAAGTAATAATTG CGTGCAGAACGCCTGCAGCTGCCGACAGAGTTGTGAGATCACTAAGAGAATCAGGGGTGACCGGAGGATCGACAAAAGTGTATCAATTGGATAACAACAGCCTTGAATCTGTGAGGAGATTTGCCGAATCCGTTAAGGTGGAGTACCGAAAAATTGACGTTCTCGTGAACAATG cTGGCGTCATGTTTACTCCTTATTCTGAAACTAAGGAAGGTTTCGAACAGCAATGGGGCGTTAATTACCTCTCTCATTTTTTGTTGACGTCGCTGCTTCTGCCGTTGCTAAAAGCTGCTGGATCGCAGAACGAGTCGGCTAGAATCGTTAACGTCTCTTCATGCGCTCATCTCGTTGGCACAATAAATTTTGACGATATTAATTTCAA AAAATCTTTTATCACGTCAGCTGCGTACGCTCAGAGCAAATTGGCTCAAGTAATGTTCACGAGATCCATCCAAGACCTGCTGGTCAAGGAGCGTATTTGCGTTGAAGCTTACTCTGTTCATCCTGGAATAGTGAATACGGATCTCTTTAATAATACAGCGCTGAAAAAGCATGCCCAATGGATAATCAACTTGTTCTTTAAG AATCCGACACAAGGGGCTACTCCAATTGTTTATGCTGCTGTGAGTAATGAGATCGCAGGAAAAGGTGGAATGTACATCAGTAACTGTGGCGAAAGTCCAGTTAATGACAAAGTTGAGAATCCAGAGATTCGTCAACGACTGTTCAATTTGTCACTTGAACAAACTGGATTACAAAGTTTTATCTAA
- the LOC124180911 gene encoding dehydrogenase/reductase SDR family member on chromosome X-like isoform X3 — protein sequence MKALVADFLESKRNRLDLPKKAGKVAIVTGGSRGIGVAVVKMLLQCDMEVIIACRTPAAADRVVRSLRESGVTGGSTKVYQLDNNSLESVRRFAESVKVEYRKIDVLVNNAGVMFTPYSETKEGFEQQWGVNYLSHFLLTSLLLPLLKAAGSQNESARIVNVSSCAHLVGTINFDDINFKKSFITSAAYAQSKLAQVMFTRSIQDLLVKERICVEAYSVHPGIVNTDLFNNTALKKHAQWIINLFFKNPTQGATPIVYAAVSNEIAGKGGMYISNCGESPVNDKVENPEIRQRLFNLSLEQTGLQSFI from the exons ATGAAGGCCCTTGTGGCAGATTTTCTTGAGTCCAAACGCAACAGACTCG ACCTACCCAAAAAGGCGGGAAAAGTTGCTATCGTTACAGGTGGATCTCGAGGAATTGGTGTTGCAGTTGTTAAAATGCTGCTCCAGTGTGACATGGAAGTAATAATTG CGTGCAGAACGCCTGCAGCTGCCGACAGAGTTGTGAGATCACTAAGAGAATCAGGGGTGACCGGAGGATCGACAAAAGTGTATCAATTGGATAACAACAGCCTTGAATCTGTGAGGAGATTTGCCGAATCCGTTAAGGTGGAGTACCGAAAAATTGACGTTCTCGTGAACAATG cTGGCGTCATGTTTACTCCTTATTCTGAAACTAAGGAAGGTTTCGAACAGCAATGGGGCGTTAATTACCTCTCTCATTTTTTGTTGACGTCGCTGCTTCTGCCGTTGCTAAAAGCTGCTGGATCGCAGAACGAGTCGGCTAGAATCGTTAACGTCTCTTCATGCGCTCATCTCGTTGGCACAATAAATTTTGACGATATTAATTTCAA AAAATCTTTTATCACGTCAGCTGCGTACGCTCAGAGCAAATTGGCTCAAGTAATGTTCACGAGATCCATCCAAGACCTGCTGGTCAAGGAGCGTATTTGCGTTGAAGCTTACTCTGTTCATCCTGGAATAGTGAATACGGATCTCTTTAATAATACAGCGCTGAAAAAGCATGCCCAATGGATAATCAACTTGTTCTTTAAG AATCCGACACAAGGGGCTACTCCAATTGTTTATGCTGCTGTGAGTAATGAGATCGCAGGAAAAGGTGGAATGTACATCAGTAACTGTGGCGAAAGTCCAGTTAATGACAAAGTTGAGAATCCAGAGATTCGTCAACGACTGTTCAATTTGTCACTTGAACAAACTGGATTACAAAGTTTTATCTAA
- the LOC124180914 gene encoding ras-related protein Rab-30-like, translated as MEDYKFLFKVVLVGNAGVGKTCLVRRFTQGLFPPGQGATIGVDFMIKTVEVENEKVKLQIWDTAGQERFRSITQSYYRSAHALILVYDISCQPTFDCLPDWLREIEEYASNKVLRILVGNKIDREDREIPTHVGEDFAQRHSMYFLETSAKEAENVERLFMEIAAELMEQARSKELPRYETNATSINGKTTSIGDSSNCSCSRLT; from the exons ATGGAAGACTACAAATTCCTCTTCAAAGTTGTTTTAGTTGGTAATGCGGGGGTGGGAAAAACATGCTTAGTAAGACGATTTACTCAg GGGCTCTTTCCCCCTGGTCAAGGTGCAACGATTGGGGTTGATTTTATGATCAAAACCGTCGAGGTAGAAAACGAGAAAGTTAAG cTACAAATTTGGGACACGGCTGGACAAGAAAGATTCCGATCGATCACCCAAAGCTACTATAGATCAGCGCACGCTTTAATTCTAGTTTATGATATTTCTTGTCAGCCAACTTTCGATTGTCTTCCAGACTGGCTACGAGAAATCGAAGAATACGCCAGCAACAAAGTACTGAGGATACTAGTTG GTAACAAAATTGATCGTGAAGACAGAGAAATACCAACGCACGTCGGAGAAGACTTTGCGCAGAGACACAGCATGTACTTTTTGGAAACATCTGCGAAAGAGGCTGAAAACGTGGAAAGACTCTTCATGGAAATTGCTGCTGAGCTCATGGAA caaGCACGGAGCAAGGAATTACCGAGGTACGAAACAAACGCTACTTCAATTAATGGTAAAACTACTTCAATAGGCGACAGCAGTAATTGCAGTTGTAGCCGACTTACTTAA